One genomic region from Reichenbachiella ulvae encodes:
- a CDS encoding HAL/PAL/TAL family ammonia-lyase translates to MGRLTIEKIEEIFDRKDSYRLSSEQKEKIQNSYDFLKEFSKNKVIYGINTGFGPMAQYRISDDKLEELQYNLIHSHCNGTGEYISEEYARIVMVCRLNTLALGYSGSSLQYLETLEKFLEKDIISCIPTHGGVGASGDLLQLAHVAHTLIGHGQVYYKGEVVDTAVALKAEGIEPAKLMLRDGLGAINGTSCMSGIAAVNLIKAKKLIGWAIHASSIMNELTSSYDDSFSSELNNSKLHKGQQKVASIMRDLVKDGSVLKQRNAHLFNEEHIEGQEYFSEKVQEYYSLRCVPQVIGPVLETYEYCKQIVEDEVNSANDNPIICMDTKNVYHGGNFHGDYIALEMDKLKIAVTKLTMLMERQLNFLMHSKLNQIFPPFLNMEKLGFNFGLQGMQFTAVSTTAENQTLSMPMYIHSIPNNGDNQDIVSMGTNAAVMTQKVIDNAFEVLTILTISIAQAIDLSNKIDQKASSTREFYNFVREIVPTLKQDIALHPHQMKLKKKLLNAEKNLF, encoded by the coding sequence TTGGGAAGACTTACAATTGAAAAAATAGAAGAAATATTCGATAGAAAAGATAGCTATCGTTTAAGTTCAGAGCAAAAAGAGAAAATTCAAAATTCTTACGATTTTCTTAAAGAGTTTTCTAAAAATAAAGTCATTTATGGGATTAACACAGGATTTGGGCCAATGGCTCAATATCGAATCTCTGATGATAAACTAGAAGAACTTCAATACAATCTGATACATAGCCACTGTAATGGCACGGGAGAATACATCTCCGAAGAGTATGCGCGAATCGTGATGGTTTGCCGCCTCAATACCTTGGCATTAGGGTATTCAGGCTCTAGTCTACAGTACCTGGAAACTTTGGAGAAGTTTTTGGAAAAAGACATCATCTCTTGTATTCCAACCCATGGTGGAGTAGGAGCCAGTGGTGACTTACTTCAATTGGCTCATGTGGCTCACACCTTGATTGGTCACGGGCAGGTTTATTACAAAGGCGAAGTGGTGGATACTGCTGTAGCCCTTAAGGCTGAAGGGATAGAGCCGGCCAAGCTGATGCTGAGAGATGGTCTGGGTGCGATCAATGGTACGTCATGTATGTCCGGGATTGCGGCAGTCAATTTGATCAAAGCGAAGAAGTTGATCGGTTGGGCCATTCATGCTTCCTCTATTATGAATGAGTTGACGTCTTCATACGATGACTCTTTCTCGTCAGAGCTCAACAACTCGAAGCTGCACAAAGGCCAACAAAAAGTGGCCAGTATCATGCGCGACTTGGTGAAGGATGGTAGTGTTCTAAAACAAAGAAATGCTCACCTGTTCAACGAAGAGCATATCGAGGGGCAGGAGTATTTTTCTGAAAAAGTTCAGGAGTACTACTCACTTAGATGTGTGCCGCAAGTGATAGGTCCAGTATTGGAAACCTATGAATATTGTAAGCAAATCGTAGAGGACGAAGTGAATTCAGCAAACGATAATCCTATCATTTGCATGGATACTAAAAATGTCTATCACGGTGGGAATTTCCATGGCGACTATATTGCTCTGGAAATGGATAAATTAAAAATCGCAGTGACCAAACTGACTATGTTGATGGAACGTCAATTGAACTTCCTGATGCATTCTAAATTGAATCAGATATTCCCTCCATTCCTGAATATGGAAAAGTTAGGGTTTAATTTTGGTCTTCAGGGTATGCAATTTACAGCTGTGTCGACAACAGCTGAGAACCAAACCTTGTCCATGCCAATGTATATCCATAGTATTCCAAACAATGGGGACAATCAGGATATCGTGAGTATGGGTACAAATGCGGCAGTGATGACTCAAAAGGTCATAGACAATGCATTTGAGGTGTTGACCATATTGACAATTTCAATTGCACAGGCCATTGATTTGAGCAATAAGATTGATCAAAAGGCCTCATCCACAAGAGAGTTTTACAACTTTGTAAGGGAGATCGTGCCAACTTTGAAACAAGACATTGCGCTTCATCCGCATCAGATGAAGTTGAAGAAAAAATTATTGAACGCAGAAAAGAATTTATTTTGA